catttaagaaaaatgaaacaaatcaataaaaaaattacaagtccATATAAAAAGTACATATACATTATCTAATAAGTATTGTTTTCCTGATAAGTTCATATACATTATTTGTATATACAAAGTTCATATACAAAGTTCATACACATTATTTGTATATACATTATCTGATAATGTATATATATACAAAGTTCATATACATTTTTACACGTCCATATACATTATCTGATAAGTATTACTAACTAGTGGACATTCAAGTCAGGGCCCCTTCAAGTCACTAAGTTcacgacaaagaaaagatagaagagAAATTTATATTCTTTGAAACATCCACAAACATTTGAATATCACTAATATTTGCACTAGCATAGACAAATGATCACTATCTAAACCAAGTAGTACAATAGAGATTGATGAACCTTGGATTAATCAAAAACagttaagaaaaaaattaaaaaaaaaggaactTATCACTCCCACTTGAAGTAATTAGGTAGAATGTCAAGGAAATCAATTTAATACGACTTAGAATGTTAAGGAAATCAATCTAATGCCCCTAAAAATATCCTGAATTGTACATTTTGAGTGCCAGGGTGAGTGTTAGTTAAGTTAAGCctacataataaaaataaaaacatggtCTCCATGGTTTTACTAATAACATGACAGTTTTACTACCATTATTGAATTTCTAACATGATATTACCTCAAATTTAGGATAAATTTCTAAACCACAGTCTACAATCACCTTTTACAATTGGTCCTAAAGTGACAAAATAAAAGATGAAACTAAATAACACAGAAGTCAAAAGAGtcacaaatattaaaataatacacACATACACTACAATACTTTCAAataaatgaaaagaagaagaggaagcaatTTTGTATCCAATGCATCTGAATTTCCACTAAGTTAAATAAGATAGAAATAATAAGCAACCCAAAACCAAACAGTGAGGGGACTATTCACTCACACAAAATTACAACCTCAAGAGCATACGAAATTTGATTTTGTGCCTTCTACATATTTCATCAAAACTTAATCAAATTTGATTTGTTCCTGACATGTGCAAGTCCTTCACGTCACACTAGCACAGTCACAATAGCCTAAATTAATTAAATATTACAGTAATCAACAGTTACAAAAAGAAATTGAAATATCCCCTAAAAATGGAAAACCCCCAAATTATAATCCCTAATTTCGTTTCtttcgaaccctaattttgttttccTGAAACCCTAAATTCGTTTCAGAGCTCTCAACCTTTTTTTTGTAATCACAACAACCTGTGAAACAAGGCTAGGGTTTCAAGAACAACAATCATACATTCGAAAATCAGAAGGGAAATAAGAAACAATAGAAGGGTTTGAAGAAATTACCTGTTCTTCACTTCAGAACTTAACAAACACACACGGCTCTTATCTTCTCCGTCCCATCTATCTTCTCTTCACGATCTGTCCTTCTCTTATCTTCTCAGTCTCTCGATCtgtttctctatctctctgtctgcTAATatctttgttctgaaaagaaaaagaattcttATGTTGCTGAAACACGATGTGGGTTGAAGATAAGACTAGAAGAACACGTGCGAACTCACATGTGTGGTACAGATGTCATTCATTGTCCACGTGTCCGCCGTTTTCATAACACACGTGTCAGCAAAATTGTTAGCACGGGTTTGACATCTCCACCGTTCATTTTTACGAAGGGTAAACGTGATATTTCATAACACGGTTGACTAGTTAAATGCCCCATTTTGActatttaaagaaaaagtaaCGGATCGGGGCATTTTAATCTTTCGCCTAACGTCCGGAGCATTTTCACAACCTTGGGGTCCATTTTGGGACATTTTGCCACTTAACCCATAAATATACAGTAcgatgctttttttttttgatcggtaaattgAATTTATTAAACAGAAAGAGTAACACAAGGTTCACAGAGCATGAACCCGATACAAACAAGCGACGACCAAAAGGGAATTGAAACAACTACCCCAAGAACCAAGCACGCAGCAACACTTACAGAGATTTGAAAAAAGTTACACACCTCccagcccaaaaaaaaaaacgagagaAAACGGACTCTACACAACACAACAACTCAAGGGGGTTCAAACACTGTCAGATTCCATCTTCTCATGAACTCTTTTAAAGAGACATTTTTGAACTCAGGTTGACGATAAAGCCAGTAAGCAATTGTGTACCTGATCTTTTGAACTAGACTATCTAGAGCCAAAGACTTATTATTGAAAGCTCgattgtttctttctttccacAGGTGCCAAAGGATTGCAGCTGGTAGTGCTTTAATCACGAGAGATTTTCGAGTTTTGTTGCGGGGATTGGGCCATGTGTGAAGAGCAGTAGCGACCGAATGCGGAATTACCcaaagaagattaaactcaactcTGAAGAGATTCCAAATGTGGCTAGCAAACGAACAATGCAGAAGCATATGGGAGGTTGTTTCTTCATCATTCACACAAAGGTAGCAGTGATTGACCCATATTCTCCACCTTCTCTTATGCAACTCGTCTTGAGTAAGCAATTTCTCTTTGGAAGCAACCCACAGAAAAAGAACCAACCTTAGGAGGCCAGTATTTCGACCAAATTCTTTTTGGATGCACACAAGTTCGGTCTTCTTCTGAAATTTTGGCCTGAATTAGCCGAGTGTAACATTTCTTAACGGAGAAATCACCTTCTTGTTGTGAATTCTTCCAAACTCTGGTATCACAATTGCTATTGGGGGACAAATTGGATTTCAAGAAGATACAAGAGTGCAGCAATATCCCTGATGACATTATCGTGGACTCTGCGAGTGATACCCAAATTCCAGTTCTGGGATGAATTGTTGTAGACTTGAGCTACAGTTGCTGTTTTTGACGATGACGCATTGAAAGCAGTAGGAAATTGTTCGGATAGCGGCGCATGACCTACCCACGTATCATTCCAAAAACTTATCCTATTCCCATCACCCAAAATAAATTTGCAATTTGAATGAAACTGATCAGAAAAGTTGTGAATACCTCTCCATATGCTACACCCATAGGCTTGTTTAGGGGACTTGGTATTCCAACCTAAAAGCGCAAGGCCGTACTTTTGTTCTATCAATTGTTTCCAGAGGGCCGGATCACCATCACTAAATATACAGTATGATGCTTAGAAACCACAAAGATATTAAAGTTGAACTGAGTCCGACTCGGTATTCCATTTCTCTACAAGTTGACAAAGTGAATTATAGGAAGACCCACCTATGCTTATAGCTCTCAACGCACTTGTTTTAAGTTCTTTAGctcttctcctcaatttttgCCCTTCTTCGTCACCTTCTTCCATGACCAGTCTAATCATTCTCTCTATCTCTTCACGACGAATTACTTCCTTCCCCGGCGGAATCTGGGTTCTAGCAGCTACCTTAATATCATCTGACAAAAATGTGGCATTCAAGTGTTGATCAGCAAACAATGGCCACGGAATCATCGGTACGCCGTTGAGGATACTTTCTAATGTTGAATTCCACCCGCAATGTGATAAAAAACAACCCACTGAAGCGTGACTCAATATTTCAACTTGTGGTGCCCAATTTGGTAGTACCAATCCAACTTGGTGAGTACGTGTCAGAAACCCGTCAGGTAAAAAGTCTGACGGGTCTATTTCCTTTGTATTACCAGCATCCAAATAATAAGATGATGGCAATACAAAATCAATTGAATTACGCACAACCCATATGAATCGCTTTTGACTCAATTCTAACCCAAATGCTAACTCGGTAACCTGTTCAGAAGATAGACTTCCACCACTTCCAAATGATACAAACAGCACTGAACCATTTGGTTGATTATCAAGCCATGACAAACAATGAATGGCCTGATTTTGGGATGTACCTACTGTTGGCTTTATTATGGGCCCGACTGGATATACACTTGGAGGGGGTATTAGTTCGGCAATCTCATCATCGATCAGAGCTCGGTATGTTTCTTGTTCGAGATCTTCAAATGTGTCAGCAACACCCCAGACAACTCTTTGAACCTAGTTGCATGTCGCAACATACAACCACAACTACCAGTGTTTGGGTCCGCTAATAGCCCAACTCGGATTGGTTTACAACCCGGCACATGAACTAACTCAGTGAGGCGACTCACCAAATCGTTACTGTTCTTGACCCGCTTGATCTTTGGCAAATAAGCTAAGAATGCGTATGCACTCATGTTAGCTGTACAAAACATATACTTGGACATTTTAAATTCATCAGCAATATCTAAAGCATCCGTAGAAAACAAATCAATGATGAGAACAGTGGGAATTtgttgtgatgtttcaattatcgAACGAAGAGACGCGAGGGATTCACGGACAATGGTCGTGATCCGAACTACCAGAGAGGTCTCTCCAGCGACTAGATGTGTCATATCAACTGGTGGAAGATTGATGACATTGAGaccatcttgattattttgaaGGGTTGGTGACTCTGGTGATTTTGAAGTTGTGGGGATGAAAAGAGTGACTTTGAGGTTATGCTGACTGCTGAGAGACGAGAGACTTACCTAGTTCTAGGCTTGGAATAATGTGGCCCATGCCAGGACTTGTGAGAATAGCCACATGAGTCTGCTTTGTTGGAGTAACACTGCTAGTTTCCATGCTGAAAGACAGAATGGACAAAGGCAATCCTGGATAGAAAAAATTGAGAGAATACACTAGTAATTTGTTAATGGATGGATTTCTGCAAGGCGTCCTTACATAAGAACGAGGAGCCTTTTAGATACAGAAAGAATTATTTAAGGAATTGTCGCATAACTTCAGTTTCCAGAAAAAACACTCATAGCTTCCATGTTTATAAATGTAATTAAATCAAGTAGTAGCCGAATTTGTAGACAGTATCTTTCGTAATAAATGTAATTAGTAGGAAAGTAGTTATTGCTAGAGTAACTTTTGGATTATTaatgtataaaaataaaaaagaaacagAACTTTTGGGTTATTAATGTTAGGAAATTAAATAACATAGTCCTATTGTTCGGATGACGTATTGTTTTCACGGCTCAGGACAAGGGTTATGGGTAGTCTCCATTTGGAGACTTAACTTTTTCGTACGAAGGAGGACTCGCTCAAATAAACGAGTGAACTCATTATGG
This DNA window, taken from Papaver somniferum cultivar HN1 chromosome 3, ASM357369v1, whole genome shotgun sequence, encodes the following:
- the LOC113359861 gene encoding UDP-glycosyltransferase 72E3-like is translated as MRQKGLPLSILSFSMETSSVTPTKQTHVAILTSPGMGHIIPSLELDIADEFKMSKYMFCTANMSAYAFLAYLPKIKRVKNSNDLVQRVVWGVADTFEDLEQETYRALIDDEIAELIPPPSVYPVGPIIKPTVGTSQNQAIHCLSWLDNQPNGSVLFVSFGSGGSLSSEQVTELAFGLELSQKRFIWVVRNSIDFVLPSSYYLDAGNTKEIDPSDFLPDGFLTRTHQVGLVLPNWAPQVEILSHASVGCFLSHCGWNSTLESILNGVPMIPWPLFADQHLNATFLSDDIKVAARTQIPPGKEVIRREEIERMIRLVMEEGDEEGQKLRRRAKELKTSALRAISIGGSSYNSLCQLVEKWNTESDSVQL